Genomic DNA from Marnyiella aurantia:
GCATCATTTTTAACGGAACGAACATTATACCATATACAAATCAGAATAAATAAAATTCGTTTTTTCAGCATCATAAATATACTTTTGCAGTCCAATGCCAAATAAGAAAGCCAAAGGAAAAGTCCGAAAACAAATCCACAAAAACCGCCGCAGCAAAGTAATACTGCGCCGGACGGTTTTACTAGTCATTCTTGCGTGCACACTTCTGGGCACAGGCATTTATCTGAAGGAAAAGATCTCTTTTTATTACGCCATGTACTTCCGGCCGTTTAAGCACAAGAAACTTAGCAATACTGAGTTTGAGGAACAGCGGATCAACAGGATTGTAGGCGATTATGCCGACAAAACCTTCGGCATAGACATCTCCCATTACCAGCGGCCGGAAGATATTACCTGGGACAGCTTAAGTATAGGCAACAGAGCTATTCCGATCCGGTTTGCAGTGCTTCGGGCCACAATGGGAAACCGCAGTACCGATAAACATTTTGATGAGTACTGGCTGATGGCCAAAAAGCATAACCTCATTCGTGGTGCCTATCACTTTTACCGCGCCGATGAAGATCCTGTACGTCAGGCCAATAATTTCCTGGAAAATGTAAAACTGGAGTCCGGTGACCTGCCGCCTGTCCTGGATATTGAACGGATACCACGGCGTAAGACCAACGCGAAACTGATCGAAGACCTTAAAATCTGGTGCAGAATTGTGGAGGAAGCCTATGGCGAAAAACCCATCATTTACACCTACTACCATTACTACAAAGATTTCCTGGATGGAGAGTTTGAGGACTATCCACTTTGGCTGGCCAACTATAATGATGTTCCGCAACCCACACCTACCGGACATTGGGATTTCTGGCAGTTTACAGAAAACGGAATCGTGTACGGCATCAACTCCAAAGTTGATGTTGACGTTTACAACGGAAGTTTGTGGTCACTTAAAAGGCTTACGCTGGACTGATTCTTCATTTATCAAAAGGAACAGCTGTGCCAGTAGTGCCCTTTTTAATGTGTATGATTCTCAGGAACTGATGCCAGAACCAGGTCAGGTCTTTCTTTTTCAGCAACATGTTGACTACCGTCTTTTCAATCCAGTGATGAAGGGGGAAAAGCCCGGAAATAATTACCACTTTCCCCAGCAAAATCAGAACCGGGCTTCCATGGGTAAGATGGTGCAGCCACCCGTCTATAAGCAGCACAATAAACTCAAAGAACATTATAAAAGACACATAACCCATTGACTTGATCCACCAAACTGGAACCCGGTAAAAGGAGATCACCACCAGTGACATGATTATCAGGATGATAAAACAGGTGATGATTAAATACTGCAGGTTGTGCTGCCTGTCCTTTTTTTCCTGGATTTTTTGCCTCTCAAGTTCTTTTTGGGCCAGAATATTGTTCAGTTCTGCACTCTGCACATTTTCATCGCTTAAGAATTTAATTAAGCTGTTTTTAGCAGTATTGGTAAGGTTGGCGTATTCCAATTCCTTTCCAGCGTCTCCCCTCTCCCGGAATAGCGCCGCAATCTTCTCACCTACCTTTATCTGGTCATAGTAATTATTGCTCTGAAGGCTGTATTGAAAAGCTTCCTCAAAATTGGTCAGTGCGGCGTCATCCTGACCCTGCCTTTTTTCAAATTCACCCTTTCGCAAATAATAGATATAGTAAAAGTAAGGATTACCGTCATCGTTGGCAGCAGCAGAGAGTTCAAAGTAATGACGTGCCGAATCTACCTGCTTTCTGTTTTCGGCGATGTATGCTCTAACGCGGTGATAATAGGAAAGGTTTTGCTTTTTCAGGTATTTCAGTTCCTGAGGGTGTTTCTTATACCAATCATCCATTTTTTGGAATTGGTTATGATCAATGAAGTAGGTTCTGAGAGCACTTTGCGCCTGAAAACGCAGTCGCGGTATATTCTTCCTTCTGCCAAAGTCATCAATCTTCTTCAACATTTCAGGAATCACTTTGTGATCAATATACCGGTTCAGGATCACCAGCCTGGCCGATTCTGTATAATACCAGCGCACAGAATCAACAGGAACAGCCGATTCTACAGATTTCTTAAGTTCCGCAAGATATTCCAGGGCTTTTTCATGCTTTTTATTCAGCAGATAAAAATCGGACAGATAGCTCAATGTTTCATATTTTATAGAGTCATTTTCAAGATCGGCAGCAAGATAATCTGCATCAATAAGATTTTCGAGCTGGTCGGCCGGTCGGTTTTGAATCTGGTTAATCTTGCTGTGGATAATTAATTTCCTGATCTCACCTGCCTCCTGTTTTGACTGGTCAGGGCTATTTTCGGAAATCATGTTAAGGTAATTGAGTGCATCCTGCGGTTGGTTTTCCCGGATCAGATA
This window encodes:
- a CDS encoding glycoside hydrolase family 25 protein, coding for MPNKKAKGKVRKQIHKNRRSKVILRRTVLLVILACTLLGTGIYLKEKISFYYAMYFRPFKHKKLSNTEFEEQRINRIVGDYADKTFGIDISHYQRPEDITWDSLSIGNRAIPIRFAVLRATMGNRSTDKHFDEYWLMAKKHNLIRGAYHFYRADEDPVRQANNFLENVKLESGDLPPVLDIERIPRRKTNAKLIEDLKIWCRIVEEAYGEKPIIYTYYHYYKDFLDGEFEDYPLWLANYNDVPQPTPTGHWDFWQFTENGIVYGINSKVDVDVYNGSLWSLKRLTLD